From the Mus musculus strain C57BL/6J chromosome 10, GRCm38.p6 C57BL/6J genome, the window TTTCCATAAGAAAATTTCCATGGAATAGGTTTTCAATAGAAAGTTATTGTTataaaatactactactactactactactactactactttttCATGGAATAGGTTTTCAAAAAAAGTTATTGTTataaactactactactactactactactactactactactactactactactactactactaatctTTCATAAATGAAAACAGTCACACTGGTTTAGGTGGCTGCAGGTTCTGGTTACTTTTTTGATGAAAGCTAGGACCATcttggaagaggaaacctcagttgtAAACATACCTTCATCATGCTGGCCAGTAGACAATCCTGTGGGGCGGTTTCATGGTTAATAACTACTATGGAAGGTCCCAAGACACTGTAGGCAATGCTACCACTGGGCAGGTTGTCCTGACTTGTGTAAGAAAATAGGATGAcgaagccatgaggaacaagtcaATGAGCAGCCCCCCTTaattgtctctgcttcagtctctgctccaggttcctgccttgagtttctgctttgACGTTTAAACAAGTAGAGTCTAAGAAGAAAATGTTACAGACTAGGAACCACTTCTCCCCCCTCACATCCAGCACACGTAAGCAAAACAACATAGTTAGAGCCATCCAAATATTACAGTCACATCAAATTTGTCCTTCTGTGTCATCCACAAGAATGACACAAAGGAGGAGCTGGAACATGAGCCTgtgttagaaagaaagaaagaaagaaagaaagaaagaaagaaagaaagaaagaaagaaagaaagaaagaaagaaagaaaagacagctcCTAAGGAACAATACCGAAGATTGTGTTTcagcctacacacatacacacacgcacatacacatgcacgcacacacacacaaacacacactcacacacatatacacattcatatatacacacatacacacactcacactcacagatacacacacatacattcacatgtacatacacactcacacacagatatacacactcacacatacattctaatgtacacacacacacactcacacacatatacacatacactcacacacacagatacacacattcatacacacacacatacactcacacacacagatacacacacatatacattcacatgtacacacacgcacacatacacatacacactcacacacacactcacacatacattcacatgtacacacacatacacactcacacacagatacacacactcacacatacattctaatgtacatacacacacactcacacacatatacacattcatatacacatacactcacacacacagatacacacattcatatacatacacatatactcacacacacagatacacacacgcacacatacacatacacagatacatacatacatacatcctaatgtatataccaacacacacacatacacacacgaacaTACTCTGTATGTAACACCTCTGCCTAGATTCTTAACCATGGCTTATGCTCACTCTCACTATTAGACAGATGAAGAAAATCTGGCACAGTACAGTCACTCAGGGAAAGCAAGGGAaggggcaggagcagggagaGGCATTTGTAGTGGAGAAGGAAATCTTGCAGAAAAGCTGAGGGTGTTCATTTCTTAAAtgaacttttaattttaatttttctgataaGCTACAAAGATAATTCTCACCCAATTTCTGCTCATACTTCCATAATTTCATAATTTCTGCTCAGACTTTCATAATTTCTTATAGCACAACTCATGTCAAGATTGAAACTAACATTAGTATATTACTTTATTGAATTTTTTAGttttctatccttccttccttccttcctctctcccttccttccttccttccttccttcctttcctttttatgaaTGTTCTTTTTCTGCTCCAGGTTCCAGGGTAAGACACATTTACCTGAAAGGGACTGGGAGAAGTTCTCAGTAGTGAGATAGCTACAAGGTAGTACTGAGTAGATCTGGGAATGAGAGGACAGGTGTGAGAGTGGAGAGACTGGCCCAGGACAGGTCATGTGACAGGCTGTGAGGAATAGAAAGGCTGCAGACTTATCTTAGCCAAGGCCAGCTATAGTCAAGTAGAGTTGTATTGTATGAGCGGTATGGGAAGTCAGAGAAGGACTCAGGGTGTTTAAGGAAGTTGGGGGAAGAACATGGCTTTCCAGCCCTTTCCACTAAGATCTGGGTCTGGAACGAGATGAGATTTCCTATAAGCAACCAATGGGCAGACACTGACCAGGTAAACGCTACATTGTCCTTCCCGGACTGGATCCTGTTAAGCTTTGGGGACAATGATGTCATTTACTTCTATATCATGATCTAATTTACATAACAAGCACAGTTTTTGCTGGGTCTATATCACTCCCTGACCCCTAAGGGAGGTGAAGcttgagtgtgtgcacacatgtacacacgcgcgcacacacacacatttatccaTGCTCACCCTGACCTCTACACTGTCTAATTCATCAACCTTTTAGGTAGAAGTCACTTAATATCATGTCAGGAGAGGATTCTGAGGTTTAAAAAGGTCATGTAATTTTCATAATGTCAAACTCCATGGTGAATAGTAAAGCATGAAATGTAACTAACTTCAGACATCAAGCCCTGCACTTTATTGTTTCCACCAAGCTTAaggactttatttattttgttaataaaaatatttattttcactttagaCAGAACATCCTGAAGTCTGCATCATGACTTTAACAGCTACCCGGGGGTTTACAGTGTATCCATCTCAACAGTGTGGTGGTGCTGGAGATGGGTTCCATACAAACACAGGCAGGAGCTTTGGGATAAGGAGCCAGGACAACAGGAGTGTATCTCAACCCTTTCTCAATCATCAGGCAGTAGAGCATTCTGAGTCACTGAAAACCTGTGCAAACAGGGCTACTGAAATAAATGCTCTGCTATGAGCTCTTACTTATGGGAAGAGCAAAACACATTGATAATGAAAGGACCATTTCCTTGACATGGGATGAGAAGGCGGCTCACTGTTTTGAATGTCTCCAGCCTTAGGTCTATCTAATATCCTAGTATGGGAACTATGTATAATTTGCTGTTCAAAAAGAAAGGCTAGAACCCCTAGGACGAGACCCCAAAGAGGCTGGTCATTCCTGAGCCTTTATTCTGTGCTAGAACATAGTAAGAGGAGAAACCAAGGTCAGAAGGTAGTGGCTTATGTTCCATGGAAGTAAAAGCCCAACTCCACATTAAAGACTGATAAAGTCGAATGCCCAGGGAAGACCACAGATCGGATACACCTGCTAATAGAGGAACCTAGCACAGGCCAGGACAGGGAGACCCTGATCATCCTTAGCTTGAGGCACAGCAAGGTATAGAAAGCCTGGAAGGAAACCTAACACCCCCCAGACCTTAACTTTAATGCTATaatttaaaaggagaaatagaTTCAAATGTTGGGTGCCGGTCAAAATAAATACCATGCCACTTACGGTCACCTGATAACATTAAAGAGTTGCCAAAACATCTCCAGATAACCAATAGATCTTGCTGGTTAGGAGGTGTTTGTGTACATTGGGAAAAGGCCATGGTGTTTGATACAGCTGGCATCCACTATGATTTCTATGGACATAAAGGGGACCTGTCTCTGGCTTAAATGATTTGGGGACTGGAAGAGTAGAAACGAAAGCTCCATGGAGTGACTGCAGCTTTTCTGTAACCTGCTTTGACCTAAAGAAGAGAGGAGCCAGACTCTTGCTCTAGAGATGGTGAGTGGCCGGATCTAACCCTGACCACAAGCATCAGGGCAGTTCATCCGACAGCTTGCTGGGCAGCTCATACCAGGAGGGGGAGTTGAGCTggtgaggggaggaggaggtCACTTTGCCTTTCAAGTCTCAATTTAAAgcttcaaatatattttcaatgcCTCATATAACAGTTAAATCTTAAGTCTTAAAGGCCcctggaacaaaacaaaaattagaatttatttttaataaatttttatcCTCGTTTTCTTATGGGCAGtcgtcccccccctccccccgtctCCCATTTTATCCTGACTCAGAGTTCACAAACTTCATCAGAGCATCCGTGCTCATGGACTTGGGCCTTTCCAGAGGGAAGCCTAGGGCTCTGCTCCAGATGAGCTGGGACAGAACGCCCAGTGCCCGCGACACTCCGAACAGGACTGTGTAGTAATTCATCTCCCTCATGCCGTAGTACTGGAGCAGCACCCCACTGTGAGCGTCTACGTTGGGCCAAGGGTTCTTAGCCTTCCCTTGCTCTAAGAGGATATCGGGTACAATCTTGTACAGCTGACCAACCAGCTTGAACATGGGATCCTTAGGCAGATGTTTCAGAGCAAACTCTCGCTGACAGGAATAGCGAGGGTCAGTCTTCCTCAGTACTGCATGGCCATAGCCTGGGACAACCCGTCCTGAGTTGAGTGTGTTCCAGATGTAGTTTTTTAACTTCTCATCTGATGCATCTTCGCCAACTTCCTTCTGTAGCTGTGTCAGCCAGACAAGCACCTCCTGATTTGCTAGCCCATGGAGAGGCCCCGCCAGCCCATTCAAGGCTGCTGCAAAGGACAGGTAAGGATCAGAAAGGGCACTGCCCACCAAATGGCTGGTGTGGGCACTTACATTACCACCCTCATGGTCACTGTGGATGGTGAGGTACAAACGCATGAGCTCGGTGAACTGAGGGTCCGTGTAGCCTAACATGTTGGTAAAATTGTGGGACCAGTCCAGCTTAGAGTCAATGGCCTCAATATTCCTATCTTCCCGGTACAGATTCCGGTAGATCTTTGCTGCAACACACGGAAGCTTGGCAAGCAGGTCCATACAGTCTTCATAGGTGAGCTCCCAGTACTTAGTTCGGTTCATTCCCTGCGCATATGCCCGGGCAAAGTTGCTTTCATTGTTGAGGACTGTGATGGCTGCACTGAGCTGAGACATGGGGTGCAATTTGGTCGGAAAATTGTCCAGCATGGTGACGACATGAGAAGGTAGAGCTGCCCTTTTTACCCATTCTTGTGAGAGCCAAGATACCTGTTCCTCTGTGGGCATCTGTCCAGTTACCAGCAGCCAAAATAAGCCCTCAGGCAGGGGTTCTTTCCCACCCTTAGCCTTAGGCAGCAGTTTCTGGCACTCAGGGATACTGTAGCCTCGGAAACGGATGCCCTCATCAGGATCAAGAACCGATGTCTCATACACAAGTCCCTTCATGCCTCTCATGCCACCGTACATCATGTCCACAGTGATCTGGCCCACAACTGTCTTCCCGTGTTTCTTTCTGAAGGTCTTAATTCTGGCTTGCTCCTTGGGTATCAGATTCCTCAGCACGTCTTTCAAGTTCGTGGAAGAAGCACTGGCATGCCGGGCGGCAAGGACAAGGCAGGGTGGGTTTTTGGTTCCCAAGAACCAGGCTGCCGCAGTAAGTAGAGCCATGGCAGGCGAACTCCGAGACCTGGCAGGATGGGATCAAAGGGAGAGAGCTGCAGCGACAACAGTTCGGAATGGCCGCCACTGTGATGGAGACCACGCCAACCGCCAGTGATGTTGAAAGGCTGAGCTCAAGGACTTGAATTTGCGCTTATCAGAGATCAAAGTgtgattctctccctcctttaaGCAGACTGCTAAGTGCTACAGCAATTTTTTCAAAGGAACGAAGCCACTTGGGATGCTGATGTCCTGATGTCTGAGCCCTCCGAGGCTCAGATCGGTCTCTGTTCTTCCACGGGTAGTGATTACGTAATAAACGTTCCTCCAAGAGGCTCAGTCGGTTGAGAAATGGGGTCAGCTTAGCCTTGGTGAGTAATTATACATTTTCAAAGTTCAACTTACTTAGGAGGGGTAACCGCAACCTATGTGGCGGTTTAGAACTTCTCCCACATGGTAGACTGCATCCGGAATGAGAGGCCACGCGCACACGCATTCGTACTTATAGACTAGGGAGGAAGAAGGGCCTGGCAGTGACATCAggaattttcaactcaaaggaaaaGGAAGCTGTAGCAACTGTTTCCTGGCTTCAATCCCCTTGGAATACTGGTGCCCCCGAGTGGGGAACATGTGAGCTTATCTCACAGTATCTCCCCTCCAACTTTCCCCTCTTTTACTTGTTCGTTTTCCTCTTTACCACTACTGTCCAGAATTCTAGGCTTCTTGCATTGCTTTTTGaataaaacaattatccatcAGGGACATTTTGCCTCAACTTGGCCAAATTATTCAAAAGTTAGCATTGGCTCTATCACAATATTGACCTTCAAGACAGATGAGCGGGAATTGTCTTGGAACTCTGCTGGGCTGGTACTCATATTTTTCATCAGTTTATATAATTTCAAATTATAACTGGCCTTTTAGATAGTTTGTTTTCCTTGTATCTCAATAGGTCAGAATACGCTCATTGAATTCAATAGTCGACGCTCCTGCTTATAATAGACAAATGTTATAGGTCTCCAGTTTCTGGTCTTCATGCTTCTTGACTATAATTTTGCTTCAGGTAGATACATCAGACCTGTGGCACTAAAATTTAcataataagcaagcaagcaagcaagcaagcaagcaagcaagcaagcaagcaagcaagcaagcaagcaagcaagcaagcaagcaagcaagcaagcaagcaaactgtCTTCATCCTCGACTGTTCCCCCAAGACTTTAACCATGCATCTACTTGACAACATCCTTCCTCAAACATCTAATAGTCAACACCACTCTACCAAGTCTGGAACAAAATTCTTGGGTGATCCAAACATTTCCCTTCCGATATTCTCCCATACACTAAGGTGCAGTATCAGGAGTTGTAAATTGTTCCCGGAGTTCTGTCATTCTCCATTTTCATTCCTAATTAAGTTCTACTGCTTCTACCTAAATCTGACCACTTCTCATCTCTGCCTCAATATAAATCCCAGCCCTGTTCATTCTCGACAACCTCAATTCTTTGTGTCTAGCCTCCTTGTCTCCTTGCCACTGATAACATAGGCACATAGTCAATAGGTACCTTTTAAGTTTATTTGAAaacatctctcttcctctcccctcatcTATATTGCCTCCACCTCTGTAGGTATGCATGGTTAGGTGTGTAAGTATGAGTATGCTTCACTGTATCTGTGTAGTCTGAGAGCAACATCGCCTGTTGATtcttctttccatcctttttgAGACAACACGTTTTGCTGTTCAGTGCCCTGTGTGCCAGGTTAGCTGATCCACAAGCCTCCAAGGAATCGCCTGTATCCATCTCCTACCTCCTGAATATCTTCTACATGGAAAGGAACAACCAAGCATTCTTATGTTCAAAGTTCTCCATAGGATTTCAGCCACACATATAATACCGTACTCGACAAAACACTGACCCCCACGTACCTTCATGACATCTCATCTCACCGCTGTCTCCTCTCTGCTCCCTCTAAAAGGTTAAGCTTGTCATCCCCAGTCATATCTGAGTAGTTGCCATTTCCAGACTGATTCATTGTCTCCGTATCTATCCAGCACGTGCCTTCTTGCGGTGGCCGTGTGTCTGTCTCATTGAAATCTTATTAAGTTTCTATTCATTGTCCTGCTCACTCCGTATCAACCTTTTCCTCATCAACAAAAGTCAAGTAAGGCTGAATGGTTTGTCCTCCCCACGAGGATAAAAACTTTACAAGGACAAGCTTCCGTCTCAGCATGTAGCAAGTGCTCACAGCCTCTCCATTGTTTGAGCAGCTGCTCGCCACTTTCCTTTTGACTGTCTTGTCTAGTTCTCAATTTCTGTAAACCTCAAAGTGAGCAAACGTTCATTTGTATCTTCCATGTGAACCTCAATACTATTAATGAACACAGATATAAAAGGTTAGCTCTTTCAAGGCATCATTTGCTATTAGCATGGTTTGgaaatctgtttttttgttttgtttttgtttttgttgttgttgtattttggaATTTTTCATCTCATATAAAAGATATGTGATGATGTATCATCCTAACCATgaaattctgcttttttttttttgttctgacaGTTGATACAGAGATAAAAGAAGTAGGTGGTAAAGAATGACCAgcatgagctgggcgtggtggcgcacgcctttaatcccagcactcgggaggcagaggcaggcggatttctgagttcgaggccagcctggtctacaaagtgagctccaggacagccagggctatacagagaaaccctgtctcgaaaaaacaaaacaaaacaaaacaaaaaaaagaatgaccagcatgaaggagaaggagatctATAAATCATTGAAAGCTTATAAAGTGAAAGGCCGCCTTGTTGAATTTCTTTCAAATGACTTTCATATCTCCTAGAAACATGTAAggtgagttttgttgttgttgatgttggcTTCATTTCCAATAAAGAATATGAAATTGGATATTTAACTGTTTGTTTGGGGGTAAGGTCAAATATATGGTTGGAATGGAACATGAATATCATTTCTGCTTAttccaaatattattttttaaaatctatcgcCATGTATATTATTAGAGTTATGATGAATTTTGGAATGtgttatccctctggaatgacaTGATTTTCTTGTGCTGTAAAGTTTTAGGAGTGATTCCATTAGCAGTTGCTTCCTGTCTTATTTATGAACTTATTAAATGTAACTGCTATTTGATCTAGACTTACCAAGGCTGCTGCTGGCTGAGAGGGTGTTTTCGTATTGTGAAACAGCATATAAAACAAGACTCATAGAGAAGAAAAAGACACTATTACAGTGAGCAAAGatgagcaagaaagtaattcccaAGTATATGCTTAAGTGTGGTCTTCAAAGTAGCACCATCTAAATGATCCCTGCAATTAATTTCATAAATGTTCTTCTACTGTCTAATAAATActtgagagaaggaggaaaggaaacagtCAGCTGTACCAAGAACAATTTATGGGTAGTATTCCtttttttatctataattttcttatatttcacttttaaaaagataGCAACTTAGTAAGTAGAGAGATATTCTAAAGCAACTAGTTCATGCCATTGGTGACCGGTGTTGCCTTTCCAACTTCAGTCATAGCAGTCATTGGTTTTCCATGTTGAATTTGTCTTCAAGCACTCTTGAGTTTATAAATAGTAGAGATAAGAATGATCTTTGATATTAGGGTATgcgtttttcttttatttttgagattataatataattacccAAGTTCTCCCATTCCTGTCCTCCTTCAAAATCCTCTCATATACCCCTCCCTCCTTGCTCTTTCTCAACTTCATGGCCTCCTTTTCCAATAATTGTagt encodes:
- the Csl gene encoding citrate synthase-like protein — protein: MALLTAAAWFLGTKNPPCLVLAARHASASSTNLKDVLRNLIPKEQARIKTFRKKHGKTVVGQITVDMMYGGMRGMKGLVYETSVLDPDEGIRFRGYSIPECQKLLPKAKGGKEPLPEGLFWLLVTGQMPTEEQVSWLSQEWVKRAALPSHVVTMLDNFPTKLHPMSQLSAAITVLNNESNFARAYAQGMNRTKYWELTYEDCMDLLAKLPCVAAKIYRNLYREDRNIEAIDSKLDWSHNFTNMLGYTDPQFTELMRLYLTIHSDHEGGNVSAHTSHLVGSALSDPYLSFAAALNGLAGPLHGLANQEVLVWLTQLQKEVGEDASDEKLKNYIWNTLNSGRVVPGYGHAVLRKTDPRYSCQREFALKHLPKDPMFKLVGQLYKIVPDILLEQGKAKNPWPNVDAHSGVLLQYYGMREMNYYTVLFGVSRALGVLSQLIWSRALGFPLERPKSMSTDALMKFVNSESG